The Thermoanaerobaculia bacterium genomic sequence CCAGGCCAGGAACTCCCGGGGACGAAGGTGATAGTCCCATGTCGCGCGGATCACGAGCGCGTCGAAACGCGTCCATTTCACCGACGCGTCGTCCCAGACCTCGGCCGAGGCGGCGATGCCGAGCCGCGAGAGCTCGGCGACGAGCGGGCGGTCGTCTTCCGGCAGCGACGGAAGCGCGCGACAGGTGACGAGCGCGACCCGCTTCAGCATCCGCAGACGGCTTTCGAGCCGGTGAACGAGGCGGCGGCCGGGAGCTCCCGGTCGTCGTCGGCGCCGGTCTCGACCGCGAAGCCGTCGCGAACCCAGCCGTCCATGCCCCCGATCATTTCTTTGACGAGGAAACCGAGCTCCGCGAGCTTCAACGCCGCCTTCGTCGAGGCGTTGCAGTGCGTTCCGTCGCAGTAGGTCACGATCGGCACTTCCTTCGAGAACCGCGACGCCGTCTCCGCGTCGATCCGGCGGTGCGGCAGGTTGACCGCGCCCGGCACGTGGCCCCGGACGTAGGCCTCCGGAGAACGCGCGTCGACGAGGGTGAAGCGAGCGGCGCCCGATTCCCGGTCCGCATGCACGTCGGACGGGTCCGTCGACCGGCGGAGCGCATCGCGGAAATGCTCCGCGGAAGATGCCGCGGGAGCCGGCGGATATTCGAGGACGAGCGACGGGGGATTTCCGGCCATCGTCTTCTCCTTTCGTCGATCCGCAGTGTAGGCGTACAATGGTGCCATCGTGAGGACCGTTTTCATGAGAACGATGGTGCCAATTGGAGACCGCTCGGGGATTTGCCCGTGAAGCGCGCGGGGGGCCGTCTCGTCGTTCCGGTCGCCGAGCGCGTCTCCGCGGGAACGCCGCTCCGTGCGCAGATCTATCGCGATCTCCGCGGCGCGATTCTCGAGGGAAGGCTCAAACCCGGCGAGCGCCTGCCGTCGACCCGGATGCTCTCCGCGGAGATGAGCGTGTCGCGCAACACGACGGAGGGAGCGTACGAGCAGCTCGTCGCGGAAGGGTATCTCTCCCGGCGGATCGGTTCGGGCACGTTCGTCGCGTCGTGCCTTCCCGGACGGCCGCTCGGGACGGCTTCGCGTCCCGTCCCGGTTCGCGCCGCCGCGCCGCCGCGCGGCCTGTCCTCGCGCGGCCGCTCGCTCGCCCGCTCGCTCACGTGCAACGATCCGCTGTCGGTCCGCGCGTTCGGCGCGGGGTTTCCCGCCCTCGACGAATTTCCGGCGGCTCTCTGGCGGCGGCTGACCGCGCGCCGCCTCCGCGCCTCGGGCGCGGAGCTCCTCGGGTACGGCGATCCCGCCGGGTATCCGCCGCTCCGCGAGGCGATCGCGCGGTACGTGTCCGAGTCCCGCGGCGTCCGCTGCCGCCCGGAGGACGTGATCGTCCTCACGAGCTCGCTCCAGGCGATCGGGCTCGCGGCGCGGATGCTCCTCGAGCGCGGCGATCCCGTCTGGATCGAGAACCCCTTCTTTCCGGGAGCGCTCTCCGCCCTCGAGTCCGCGGGCGCGCGTCTGCACGCGATTCCGGTCGACGCCGAGGGAATCCGGGTGGACGAAGGAGAGCGCGCCGCGCGCGAGGCGCGGCTCGCCTACGTCACGCCCTCTCACCAGTATCCGACCGGCATGACGATGTCTCTCGAGCGGCGGCTCGCGCTCCTCGACTGGGCCCGGCGCGCCAACGCGTGGATCCTCGAGGACGACTACGACAGCGAGTTCCGGTACGAAGGCCGGCCGATCGCCGCGATCCACGGTCTCGACCGGGCGGGTCGCGTGCTCTATCTCGGGACGTTCACGAAATCGCTCTTTCCTTCGATCCGCGTCGCCTATCTCGTCGTTCCCCCGTCGCTCGCGTCGCCGTTCGTCCACGCGCGGCGGCAGCTCGACGGCCACACGGCGACGTTCCCGCAGGCCGTGATCGCGGATTTCATGAACGACGGCCATTTCGCGGCGCATCTGCGTCGAATGCGGGCGATCTACCGCTCTCGCCGGGATGCGCTCGTCGACGCCCTCGACCGCGAGCTGCGCGGCCGCGTGCGCGTCGGACCCGCCGACGGGGGATTCCAGATCGTCCTCGGACTCGACGCGGACGAAGACGACCGCGCCGTCGCCCGGCGCGCCGCGATCGGCGGAATCGACGTCACTCCGCTTTCCCGCTGCACGCTGGGAAAAGGAGAGCCGGCGCTCATCCTCGGGTATTCGGCCTTGACGCCCGAGGCGATCCGGGCGGGAGTTCGCGCTCTGGCGAAGGTATTGCGCGCGGCGCCCGGCGATCGCCCCCTCTCCCGGCCGGAGAGGGCAGGTTCCGGACGCGCGCGCGTGCGGGAGCTCCCGGGTCGAGAAGGCCCGGTCAGTCCTCGAGAACGAACGTCACGAGCAGGTTGACCTGATATTCCTTGATCTTTCCCTTCTCGATGTCGAGCCTCTGTTCCTTCACCCAGGCCGACGTGACGTTTCGAAGCGTCTTCGAGGCCCGGGAGATGCCGGTCCGGATGGCCTCCTCGAAGCTCTTCTCGGACCGGGCGCTGATTTCGGTGACGCGAGCGACTGAGCTCATCGTGTGCCTCCTTCGGAGCCAGCATACGCCGGACCTCGCCGCCCGGCGGTCGTAGAAACACGCCCTCTTCGATGAGGGCGCTCTGGAGCGCCGAGGACCGCCGCGTGCGGGTCGAGGGGCTCTCCCGCATGTCGCCGGAGAGTCCGGCCCGGCGGGGAAGATTCGCGGCCTCGAGGATGTTGGCGCACGTCAACGATGCGCTGCGGACGTCCTGTAACGAAGGCGCGCGCCTCGTCGTTCAGTAGCGGGAGGAAGAAGAAGATGTCCACGAAAATGAACGCCGGAAGAACGATCGCTCGAGGCATCGCCGCCGCTGCTCTCTTCGCCGTGCAAGCAATGGCTTCACCGGCGATCGCTTCGGGCCGTCCCGCAGCCCCGGACCGGATGGTGAACATGATGGCGAGCCGGCTGAACCTGACCGGCGCGCAGATCCAGCAGGTTCGGGAGATCTTCGACGCGCATCACGACCAGATGAAGTTGCAGTTCCAGTCGCTTCGCGCGGCCCGGCAGGCTCTTCGCCAGGCGACGCTCGCCACCCCGGTCAACGAAGGCGCGATCCGCAACGCCGCCCAGGCGCTGGCCCAGGCGGAGGGAGATGCCGCGTTGCTGAGGGCGCAGGTCCGTGCGCAGATCGTGCCGCTCCTCGATGCCGGCCAGCAGCAGAAGTTCGCCACCTTCGGCGCGGACCCGCGCGGACGCTGGCACGGGCACGGTCCGGCCCTCTCGGAATAATCTTTCCGCTTTCGTCCGCGGCCGCTTCCTCCGCCAGGGGGAGGCGGCCTTTTCGTGTCGCCCGGCGGATTCGGACGGCGGTTTTGTTAAGCTCCCCGCGGTTCTCGAGGAGGATGCGATGAAGCGGACCCGATCGGCGCTGGCCGGAGCTCTCGTTTTGATCGGCGCAGGAATCGCGATGACGACACCCGCGACGTCCCTGGGGAATGCGGCGGAAGACGAAAAGTCCGTCGCCGCTCTCGACACGGAATACCAGGCCGCCGTCGAGCGGAACGACGCGGCCACGATGGACCGGATCCTCGCCGACGACATGGTCCTCGTGGTCGGGAAGGGAACCGTCTACACGAAAGCCGATCTCCTCAAATCCGCGCGCGACCGCGACGCGGTGTACGAGAAGCAGGTCGAGATCGAGAACTCGCAGAAGGTGCGGGTCTGGGGCGACACCGCCGTCGTGACGGCCAAGCTCTGGCTCAAGGGCACGTCGGGCGGAAAGGCGTTCGACCGGAAGCTCTGGTTCTCCGACACCTACGTCCGAACGAAGAAGGGCTGGAAATACGTTTTCGGCCAGTCCTCGATCGCGCTGCCCGCCGAGTAGCGGTCCGACGGGCGTCGCGCCCGCGGACACCGGGTCGTTGCGCGAGCGCGATCGAGAGAAAGAGGCTTCGTCGGTTCACGAACGGTTGCGTTTTTCCCTCTCCCCGACGTCAAATTCGGCGATGCGATATCTGATCTTCGTCTCCTGCGCGATGCTGGCGTGCGGCTCCGGGACGACCCCGGACCACGCCCGCAGTGCCGATTCCCCCTTCGCCGCGGCTTCCGGAGTGACCCGCGCGGATGGCGGCAAGGGGACTTACCGGATCGTTCCGCTCGGCCCGATGACGGGCGACGTCGAAATCCTGAACGGCGATCCGGAGAAGGCCGGCGAACCGTTCGTGATGAGAATCCACGAGCTTCCCGGAGCGATCGTCCCTCTCCATTCGCATCCCGTCGACGAGAACATCACGGTGGTGCAGGGGAGCTGGTACTTCGCGGTCGGGGACACCTGGGACCGGGCGGCGCTCAGGGAGCTGCGCCCGGGCGACTACGCCTTCGCCCCCGGGGGATCGACGATGTTCGGGTACTGTCCCGACGGGGCCGTGGTGCAGATCCACGGCGTGGGTCCTTTCCGGATTCACTGGCGGCACGGAGTGAAGACGATCCGCGATCCGGACGCCGGCTCCACGTTCGTCTTCGGACGGGGCGAGAGGGTCCGTTGCCCGCGGGGGACGGGCGTGATCCGCGAGGGATACGCTTCCGGCGAGATCATCCAGTACGAGATCGAAGGAGAGGCCGGAGGCCGTTTCATGGCGAGCCAGCACGAGCTGAGGCGGGACTGATGACGTTCCCGATGCGTTCGATCGGTGTCGTCCGAAGCCCGTACGCGGACACCTCGGAGATCCCGAAGGGCGCGGGCGCCAAACACGAAGCGGAAGGCGTTCTGGAGATCGACCGCGATCTGGAGAAGGGGCTGGCGGATATCGAAGGCTTCTCGCATCTCTTCGTCGTCTGGGTCTTCGACCGCTCGGAGGGCGTCGAGCTCGTGGGCACGCCGCCGACCGACGACCGCCCGCACGGCGTCTTCGCGACGCGCTCCCCGTATCGCCCGAACCCGATCGGCCTGACGGTGGTCCGGCTCCTGGGCCGCGACGGAAATCGCCTGCGCGTGCGCGGCATCGACATGCTCGACGGGACGCCGATCCTGGACATCAAGCCTTATCTCTCGAGCATTCCCCCGGAGCAGTTGAAGCGCGGCTGGCTGGAAGATGCCGAGCGAAGGCGGGCAGGGGAAAAGAGGGAGAAGTGACCGCGATCGTCGCCGGCCGACGGTAGACTCCGGCTGATTGTCGTTCGACTCCCGCTTCCGGCGTTTCGTGCGCGCGACGGTGCCGTTTCCCGTCCGCCGCGTCGTCCATCGGGTGCGCGCCCAGCCGTTCAAATTGTGGGACCTGCTCCCCGACCTCGCCGATCTGGTCCGGATCGTCGGTCCGCCTCCGCTGCCGCCGCCGGCCCTTCGGGGCCGCGTCTCGTGGACGACGAGCCGGAAAGAATTCCGGCGCGTCGGGAGTCAGGGAGCGGCCGACGTGGAAGCGGCGTTCTCGCGCGCTCGCCGCACCGGCGAGGATTACCGCCGCTGGCTCGATTTCGGGTGCGGGTGCGGGCGCCTGTCGCGACATCTGGCGACGGGGGATCGGGCTCGCCGCCTGACGGGTGTGGATGTCGACGTGCCCGCCGTTGCCTGGGCGGCGCATCAACTCCGCGGGCGATTCTTTCCGATCGGGGAGACCCCTCCGATGGCGCTTCCGCCGGCATCGTTCGACGTCGCGGTGGCGGTGTCCGTGTTCACGCACCTCCCCGAAAATGCGCAGCGGCAATGGCGCGAAGAGCTCCATCGGGTGCTCCGCCCGGGGGGCCTCCTGATCGCGACGACGCTTCCTCCCCGGCTGGTGTCGATGGTGCCGGACCTCGCGCCCGAGCAGAGCGACGAGCTCGACCGCCGCGGTTTCCTCTACGCGCCGGGTCCCGGCCCGTTCAATCAGAACGCGGCGTTCCACAGCCGGGAGTTCCTCGAGGCGACCTGGCAGCCGCTGTTCCGGCTGCGCGAGTTCCGTCCGGCGGGCATGACGAACTTCCAGGATCTTTCCGTCTGGGAGGCATGACCGGAGCCTTAGCCGGACGCCGCGCTCGCGGTCTCCGGGCCTGACGCACAACCGAGCCGAGCCTCGCGGCCCGCGTTGCGCTACGATTTCCCCCCTCGAATGCCGCTCACTGCCGGGTCCCGCCTCGGCCCCTACGAGATCCTGGCTCCGCTGGGCGCCGGCGGGATGGGGGAGGTTTATCGGGCGCACGACACCCGACTCGGCCGCGAAGTCGCGATCAAGGTCATCCCCGAGGCGTTCGCGCGCGATCCGGACCGCCTCGCCCGCTTCGAGCGCGAGGCGCGGTCGGCGTCGTCGCTCTCCGACCCGCACATCGTCGTCGTTCACGACATCGGCGAGGAGAACGGCGTTCGGTACTTTGCGGCCGAGCTCGTCGAGGGGCCCGACCTCCGCACGATCATGGATCGCGGGCCGATGCCGCTCCGGCGGATCCTCGACCTCGGCGCGCAGATCGCCGAAGGACTCGCGGCCGCCCACGAGAAGGGGATCCTGCACCGGGATCTGAAGCCGGAAAACATCCTCGTCTCCAAGGACCGGCTCGCGAAGATCGCCGACTTCGGACTCGCCAAGATCGCGGACGTTTCGACTTCCGGCGCCTCGCAAACTCCGACCGCGGCCGCCGAGAGCACGGGGACCGGGATCGTCATGGGGACCGTCTCCTACATGTCGCCCGAGCAGGCGCGGGGAGCGGTCGTCGATCATCGTTCGGACCAGTTCGCGCTCGGCGCCATTCTTTACGAGATGGCGGCGGGACGGAAGGCCTTCGCGCGGCCGACCGCCGCCGAGACGATGACCGCGATCCTTCGCGAAGAGCCGGAGGCGCTCGCGACCGCGGCGCCGGCCAGTCCGGCCCCGCTTCGCTGGATCGTCGAGCGCCTCCTCGCGAAGGAGCCGCAGGACCGCTACGACTCGACGCGCGATCTCGCGAGGGAGCTCGCGAGCGTTCGCGACCACCTCTCGACGTCGAGCCTTTCCGGCGCGGCGTTGCCGATCTCCGCCGGTCCGGTTCGGCGGCGAGGTGCGATGCCGTTCCTCCTCGGTGCGATCCTCGGCGCGTTCATCGTCGCCGCCGGATTCCTCGTTTTCCGTTCGCCGAAGTCCACCGAGCCCGTGCGCTTCCGCTATCTCACCTACTCCGGGCACGACCGCGACCCAGCGGTTTCCCCGGACGGCCGGACCGTCGCGTTCTCCTCCGATCGGGACGGGAAGCCCCGGATCTGGCTGAAGCAGCTGGACGGCGGCGGAGAGGCTCCGCTCACCTCCGGGCCCGGCGACATGGTTCCCCGCTTTGCGCCGAACGGTGCTTCCATCCTGTTCACCCGGACCGACGGCAAGGGCTCCGCGCTTTACCGGTCGGCGGTCGTCGGCGGGGAGGCCCGCAAGATCATCGACGGCGCCGTCGAGGGCGACTGGGCGCCCGACGGGAATCGAATCGCGATCGTGAAGACCTACCAGGGCGGAGCCGGAGTGACGATGGCGATCGTGGACGCGTCCTCCGGCTCGGCAAACGATCTGGTGAATTTCCCCGCGCGATTCTTCCAGCATCCCCGATGGTCTCCCGACGGCCGGTACATCTCGGCGGTGGAAACGGGCGTCGGCGGCTCGAAGAAATCGGTGATCGTCGTCGACGCCGCGACCGGAAAGGTGAAGGAGCTGCCGGTCGCGGGGATCCACGGGATCATCTCGGCGGCGCCCTGGAACGCGGGCGGAAAGGAAGTCGTGTACTCGCCGGCGGAGTCCGTCGTGGCGTCCGTCGTCGGGAGCGCCGGCGAAATCGTCGCCCAGAACGTCGATACCGGAAAGGTTCGGCGTCTCGCCTGGGCCCAGGAAAGCGGGGAGACCCTCGATATCCTGGGCGACGGCAGCGTCGTCTTCGACACGAACTCCGTGCGGGAAAACCTGCGCGAGCTTCCGATCGAGGGGGGAACCGCGCTGCCTTCGGTCGCTCGGTGGCTCACGGAGGGTAACGCGACCGACCGGCAGCCCGCTTATTCGCCCGACGGGAAGTGGGTCGTCTTTTCGTCGACCCGCAGCGGGAACCTCGATCTGTGGAAGGTCTCGACGGAGAATGGCGAGATGCGCCAGCTCACCGACGACGCTGCGCAGGACTGGGATCCGGCGTTCACGCGCGACGGTCGCGGCCTCCTGTGGAGCTCGAACCGGTCGGGAGCCTTCGAGATCTGGACCGCGGACGCCGACGGAAGCGGGGCGCGCGCGATTACCCGTTCCGGCCTCGACTCCGAGAACCCGACGCAGACCGGCGACGGAAAGTGGATCGTGTTCCTGCAGGGATCGGGTCCGAAGCCCGGTTACTGGAAGATTCATCCGGACGGAACCGGGGCCCAGGCCATTTCGGCATTCGGGGGGATACCGGACACATCTCCGGACGGGAAGCACGTCATCTCTTTCATGATCTCGCGGTCGATCGCCGACCTGTCGGTCACGACCGTCCGGACCGACGATGGGAAACCGGACGATTACCGGGCCGACATTCCGCAGGGGGGATTCTCGTTCACGAGGATCACGGTGGGCCGCGGCCGCTGGATGCCGGACGGCAAGTCGATCCTGGTCCTCACGAGGGATCCGCAGGGAAGATTCGTGATCGACCGGTTTCCGTTCGCCCCCGACGCGGGACGCGTGACCGGAAAGCCGTTCGTTCCTCCTTTCGACTCCTCCGTTGCGATCGAGTCGTTCGGCGTTTCGCCGGACGGTCGGAGAATCGCCATCGCGGCCGTCGCCCGGACGAACAGCCTGATGGTGGCGACGAACCTTCCCGGGATTGCGCGGCCGAAGCGGTAGAGCGGCCGACGACGTCGGGCCGATCGCGGCAGGCGCTCTTTCGAAGTCGCCTCGAGCAGGGGGCCGGCACCTTATCCAGATCGAAATCGATCGGAAGGAGCCCGAGCACTTTCGCGAAGTGGTCCCGCGCTCGGCGCCGGCCGTCCCGCCGCTGACACGCGAGAGAGAAAAAGAAGTGAGAACGCACCGAGTTCGGATAGATCGAGACTCCTTTTTCAGAGTTGCTCGAGCCCGTCGCGCAACATCCTCCTGGTGTCTGCGTAACTTCATTCGAGGCCGAAACGGCATCGGAGGACGAATGGAAAAGCGCAAGATTCTGACAGCCTGCGCCGCTCTGGGGCTCGCCGCCTTCGCGGTCGCGGCGGAGTCGCCGGCCGACGTTCCCTTCGAGCTCTTCCACAACGTCATCCTGGTGCAGGTCCACCTCGGGGACCGTGGTCCCTACCTGGCGATGATCGACACCGGAACCG encodes the following:
- a CDS encoding rhodanese-like domain-containing protein, with protein sequence MAGNPPSLVLEYPPAPAASSAEHFRDALRRSTDPSDVHADRESGAARFTLVDARSPEAYVRGHVPGAVNLPHRRIDAETASRFSKEVPIVTYCDGTHCNASTKAALKLAELGFLVKEMIGGMDGWVRDGFAVETGADDDRELPAAASFTGSKAVCGC
- a CDS encoding PLP-dependent aminotransferase family protein; this translates as MKRAGGRLVVPVAERVSAGTPLRAQIYRDLRGAILEGRLKPGERLPSTRMLSAEMSVSRNTTEGAYEQLVAEGYLSRRIGSGTFVASCLPGRPLGTASRPVPVRAAAPPRGLSSRGRSLARSLTCNDPLSVRAFGAGFPALDEFPAALWRRLTARRLRASGAELLGYGDPAGYPPLREAIARYVSESRGVRCRPEDVIVLTSSLQAIGLAARMLLERGDPVWIENPFFPGALSALESAGARLHAIPVDAEGIRVDEGERAAREARLAYVTPSHQYPTGMTMSLERRLALLDWARRANAWILEDDYDSEFRYEGRPIAAIHGLDRAGRVLYLGTFTKSLFPSIRVAYLVVPPSLASPFVHARRQLDGHTATFPQAVIADFMNDGHFAAHLRRMRAIYRSRRDALVDALDRELRGRVRVGPADGGFQIVLGLDADEDDRAVARRAAIGGIDVTPLSRCTLGKGEPALILGYSALTPEAIRAGVRALAKVLRAAPGDRPLSRPERAGSGRARVRELPGREGPVSPRERTSRAG
- a CDS encoding dodecin family protein; its protein translation is MSSVARVTEISARSEKSFEEAIRTGISRASKTLRNVTSAWVKEQRLDIEKGKIKEYQVNLLVTFVLED
- a CDS encoding Spy/CpxP family protein refolding chaperone produces the protein MSTKMNAGRTIARGIAAAALFAVQAMASPAIASGRPAAPDRMVNMMASRLNLTGAQIQQVREIFDAHHDQMKLQFQSLRAARQALRQATLATPVNEGAIRNAAQALAQAEGDAALLRAQVRAQIVPLLDAGQQQKFATFGADPRGRWHGHGPALSE
- a CDS encoding nuclear transport factor 2 family protein, with protein sequence MKRTRSALAGALVLIGAGIAMTTPATSLGNAAEDEKSVAALDTEYQAAVERNDAATMDRILADDMVLVVGKGTVYTKADLLKSARDRDAVYEKQVEIENSQKVRVWGDTAVVTAKLWLKGTSGGKAFDRKLWFSDTYVRTKKGWKYVFGQSSIALPAE
- a CDS encoding cupin domain-containing protein; its protein translation is MRYLIFVSCAMLACGSGTTPDHARSADSPFAAASGVTRADGGKGTYRIVPLGPMTGDVEILNGDPEKAGEPFVMRIHELPGAIVPLHSHPVDENITVVQGSWYFAVGDTWDRAALRELRPGDYAFAPGGSTMFGYCPDGAVVQIHGVGPFRIHWRHGVKTIRDPDAGSTFVFGRGERVRCPRGTGVIREGYASGEIIQYEIEGEAGGRFMASQHELRRD
- the tsaA gene encoding tRNA (N6-threonylcarbamoyladenosine(37)-N6)-methyltransferase TrmO, whose amino-acid sequence is MTFPMRSIGVVRSPYADTSEIPKGAGAKHEAEGVLEIDRDLEKGLADIEGFSHLFVVWVFDRSEGVELVGTPPTDDRPHGVFATRSPYRPNPIGLTVVRLLGRDGNRLRVRGIDMLDGTPILDIKPYLSSIPPEQLKRGWLEDAERRRAGEKREK
- a CDS encoding class I SAM-dependent methyltransferase translates to MSFDSRFRRFVRATVPFPVRRVVHRVRAQPFKLWDLLPDLADLVRIVGPPPLPPPALRGRVSWTTSRKEFRRVGSQGAADVEAAFSRARRTGEDYRRWLDFGCGCGRLSRHLATGDRARRLTGVDVDVPAVAWAAHQLRGRFFPIGETPPMALPPASFDVAVAVSVFTHLPENAQRQWREELHRVLRPGGLLIATTLPPRLVSMVPDLAPEQSDELDRRGFLYAPGPGPFNQNAAFHSREFLEATWQPLFRLREFRPAGMTNFQDLSVWEA
- a CDS encoding protein kinase; this encodes MPLTAGSRLGPYEILAPLGAGGMGEVYRAHDTRLGREVAIKVIPEAFARDPDRLARFEREARSASSLSDPHIVVVHDIGEENGVRYFAAELVEGPDLRTIMDRGPMPLRRILDLGAQIAEGLAAAHEKGILHRDLKPENILVSKDRLAKIADFGLAKIADVSTSGASQTPTAAAESTGTGIVMGTVSYMSPEQARGAVVDHRSDQFALGAILYEMAAGRKAFARPTAAETMTAILREEPEALATAAPASPAPLRWIVERLLAKEPQDRYDSTRDLARELASVRDHLSTSSLSGAALPISAGPVRRRGAMPFLLGAILGAFIVAAGFLVFRSPKSTEPVRFRYLTYSGHDRDPAVSPDGRTVAFSSDRDGKPRIWLKQLDGGGEAPLTSGPGDMVPRFAPNGASILFTRTDGKGSALYRSAVVGGEARKIIDGAVEGDWAPDGNRIAIVKTYQGGAGVTMAIVDASSGSANDLVNFPARFFQHPRWSPDGRYISAVETGVGGSKKSVIVVDAATGKVKELPVAGIHGIISAAPWNAGGKEVVYSPAESVVASVVGSAGEIVAQNVDTGKVRRLAWAQESGETLDILGDGSVVFDTNSVRENLRELPIEGGTALPSVARWLTEGNATDRQPAYSPDGKWVVFSSTRSGNLDLWKVSTENGEMRQLTDDAAQDWDPAFTRDGRGLLWSSNRSGAFEIWTADADGSGARAITRSGLDSENPTQTGDGKWIVFLQGSGPKPGYWKIHPDGTGAQAISAFGGIPDTSPDGKHVISFMISRSIADLSVTTVRTDDGKPDDYRADIPQGGFSFTRITVGRGRWMPDGKSILVLTRDPQGRFVIDRFPFAPDAGRVTGKPFVPPFDSSVAIESFGVSPDGRRIAIAAVARTNSLMVATNLPGIARPKR